The genomic window TCTTTATAATCTTTTACTCCTAAATTTCCTATGTACTCTTTTCTAAGCTCTGTCAAAAAGTTAGCAAGTTCAACTATACTTTTGGAGTTTCTATAGTTTTTACTAAGGACAATCTCTGTATTTTGAAGATTATTTTTAAAATAATAATTTCTAAGTCTTTCAAAACTGAAAGAATTAAAGTTTATCATTTGATGTATATCTCCAGCTAACAATATATTTCTTTTATCTTTTAAAAGACTTAACATAAAATATATCTCTACTTCTGTAAAATCTTGAATTTCATCAACTATTATAAAATCATATTGAGGTTGATTTTTTATAGCTCTAACAACTAAATCATTCATATCATAAAGATTATTTTCATCTTTCCATTCTTCATATTTTTCAGCTATTTTATATATAGCTTTTTTACTTTCATCATCTAATAATGAATAATTTTTATTTAAATTTAAATAATTTTCCAAAGACATAAGTTTAGAAGTTAAATCTTTATCCCAATTGTCTGTACTTCCTTTACTCATAAGTCCTTTTAATATCCCCATTATTTCAAAATAGATATTAAAATCTTCTACTCCTAATTTTTTTCTATTTGGAAATGAAAAAGAAATAAATTCTTTAAATTTTTTTAAACGAACTATTTTTCTAGTATCTATCCCCAAAGTTTTTTTATAATATTCTCTTGGTGTATAAAAATCAGTTATTTTTGGTAAATCTTTTTTTCTAAATATTTGGTATTGCTCCTTAATAGTATCTTTTAAAAGAGCATTTCCTGTAAAATATCCTATCTTTTTTATTCCATAAAATTCTTGATACTCCTCAAGATTTAAAATTTTTCTAATTGTAATTGTAGATTTTCCACTACCAGCACTTCCTGCTACAAGTAAAGGAGTTGGTTCTTTTAAAGCTTCATATTGTTCATCATTTAAGTAATAATAGTAATATATATTTTTATCACTTCCAACTTTAGAAAATTCTCCATCCTCTGTTACTTCGTAACTTATAACTTGGCTATAATCTAAATACACTTCTTGAGGTATTTCCTCATTTTCTTCTATAAATTCATTTTTATTTATAGAAAATTCTTCCACATTATTAATCTCTGCATTTTTTCCTTTTTTTACTCCTCTATCGTGGGAAGAGTACAATATAAAAGTTATTTTTTCCTCTTCATCTTTTCTTTTATCTAAAGAAAAAAATACTCTATCCCCATTATTTATTCTAAATTCAAATCTATTTTCTATACCTTTTAATTTTTTTATCCAAAATCCTTTTGGAATTTCCCTTATATTATTTATATTTTTTAAAATTTCTTCATAAAAATATAAAAGATTTTTTTCTATATAATTTATCTTTTCCTTTTTTATATCTTTAAAAAAAGTTTCTCTTATCAAAAATTTCATTTCTAGCCTCTTTTCTACCATTTATCATCTATTAAATTATACTATACTTTATTATTTTATAAAAGACATTTATTTTTTTATTAAAAATGAACTATTTTAACTCATTTTCTTTTTATTTGTTTCATTTTTTCTTGACTTTTAGTTGTTATTGAGCTATACTCTATTAGTAACTAAAATTTATTTATTTCTTAGGAGGTCTTTTTTATGGAAAAAATGAAAGATTCTCTAATAATAAAACTTATTATTGGAGTAATTGTTGGACTTGTTGTAGGTCTTTATGTTGGTGAAAGTGCCATTGGACTTATTAATACTGTTAAATTTATTTTAGGACAAATTATATTCTTTACAGTTCCTTTAATAATTCTTGGATTTATAGCTCCTGCTATAACACAAATGAAATCTAACGCTAGTAAAATGCTTGCTACAATGTTAGGACTTTCATATTTCTCTTCTGTTGGAGCTGCAGTTATGTCTATGATTGCTGGATATGCTTTAATTCCTAAATTAAATATTGTTAACAATGCTGAAGGATTAAAATCTATCCCTGAATTAATTTTTAAAGTTGAAATCCCTCCAGTAATGCAAGTTATGACAGCTTTAGTTCTTGCTATAATTTTAGGACTTGCTGTTGTATGGACTGGTTCAAAAAGAACTGAAGAACTATTATTAGAATTTGGAAACATCATGTTAGCAGTTGTTAACAGAATAGTAATTCCTATTTTACCAGCTTTCATTGCTTGTACATTTGCAACTCTTGCTTATGAAGGTGGAATTACAAAACAATTCCCAGTATTTGCTAAAGTTATTGTAATTGTATTAGTTGGACACTATATTTGGTTAGCTATCCTTTATACAATCGGTGGAATTGTTAATAAATGTAACCCTATGGAAGTATTAAAATATTATGGTCCAGCTTACTTAACAGCTGTTGGAACAATGTCTTCTGCTGCTACATTACCAGTTGCTTTATCTTGTGCTAAAAAATCTAAAGTTTTAGATGAAGATATCGTAAACTTCGGTGTACCATTAGGAGCAACTACTCACCTTTGTGGTTCTGTTTTAACAGAAGTTTTCTTTGTTATGACTGTTTCTAAAATATTATATGGAAGCATTCCTAGCTTTGGAACAATGTTATTATTTGTAGTATTATTAGGAGTATTTGCTGTTGGAGCTCCTGGAGTACCAGGTGGAACTGTTATGGCATCAATTGGAATTATCATCTCTGTTTTAGGATTTGATGATACAGGAGTTGCTTTAATGCTTACTGTATTTGCTCTTCAAGATAGTTTCGGAACTGCTTGTAACGTAACAGGTGACGGAGCATTAACTATGATTCTTAACGGATTATATGGTAAGAAAAAAGCTTAATAAAAATTTAAGCTAAAATTAAAAAAATATTATAATTTTTTTAAAGGATTGTTATAAAATAATTAATTATTTTATAACATCCTTTTTTATTCCACTTATTTTTATTTTACTTGCTTTTATTTTTTTCCTATGTTAAAATTATATAATAAATAATTTAGAAAGGCAAAATTATGGATAATAAAAATATTTTTAAAAAACATATTTTATTTTTAGGGATTTTTATATTTTGGTGTATAACTTCCTATTTAAAAATGTGGAATACTTTTTTAGTTCCAACTCCTTGGAAAGTTTTTAATACTTTTATTATATTCATTGAAAATGGAAAACTATTCCACCATCTTTTTACAAGTTTTTTAAGAGTTTTTTTTGGTTTTATTATAGCTTTCTCTCTAGGAGTTCCTCTTGCTATCTTATTTGGAACTTTTCCTAAAGTATATATTTTTTTTCAAGGAATATTAGAATTTTTTAGAAATGTCCCACCACTATCACTTATGCCTCTTATTATTTTATGGTTTGGAATTGGAGAAACTTCAAAAATAGTGATTATAGTTTTGGCTTCTTTTTTCCCTATTTTTTTAAATACTTTGAAAGGGATAAGAAGTTGTGATAAAAAACTCATTGAAGTTGGACAAGTCTTTGGACTTAATAAATGGGAAATTTTTAAAAAAATAATATTTCCAAATTCTATTCCTGATATACTTCTTGGAGTAAAACTTTCTATTGGATATTCATGGAGGTCTATTATAGGAGCTGAAATGATAGCTGCCTCTTCTGGACTTGGATATTTAATATTAGATGGACAACTTTTATCAAGAATAGATATTGTAGCTATTGGAATTATCTCCATTGGAATTTTTGGAATTATTACTGATAAACTTCTATCTAAAATTATTGGAAGCTTTTTAAAGAAGAGAGGTTTTATAGGATATGAATAAATTTATACTTAAAAATCTTAATAAAAAATTTCAAGATAAAGAGATATTTAAAAATATAAATTTAGAAATTAATAGTGATGAAATTACTGTTATTTTAGGAAAAAGTGGTTGTGGAAAAACTACTTTACTTAGAATATTAGGTAGTTTAGATAAAGATTTTTCAGGAGATATTACTTTTTTAAAAAATAATATAGAAGTTTCTAATTTTAAAATAGGATTTGTTTTTCAAGAAAGTAGGCTTATGCCTTGGCTTACTGTAGAAAAAAATATAAAACTTCATGATAAAGAAAATAAAATTTCTACTTCAGATGTAGATAAATTTTTATCTCTTGTTTCTCTTGAAAATTGTAAAAATCTTTTTCCTAATCAATTATCAGGTGGTATGAGTAATAGAGTTTCTATTGCTCGAGCTCTTTCTTATAACCCTGATATACTTTTAATGGACGAGCCTTTTTCAGCTCTTGATTATTTTACTAGAAAAAATTTACAAAAAGTTATAGTTGAAGTTTTTAAAAATACAAATAAAGGAATTATTTTTGTAACTCATGATATAGATGAGGCTCTAGCTATTGCAAATAAAATTTTAGTTATAAATCACAAAAACTTTTATGAATTTTCTTTAGGAAATAATTTAGATAGAGATATTGATAGTATAAAATTTTTAGATATTAAAAAGGAAATAAAAAAATTATTAGAATAATATATTTATAAGGAGATTTTAAAATGAAAAAAAAATTATTTGCTATCTTGTTACTTGTAGTTTTTGCTTTTGTTAGTTGTGGTAAAGAAAGAGTAGAAGAATATCCTAAGGTACTTAATATGACTTATGTTAAAGCACCTCTTAATATTCCATCTATTTTAGGTAGAAATGATGGACTTTTCCAAAAGGCCTTTGATGAAGTTAATACAGAGGTAAAATTTTCTGAACTTACAACTGGACCTGAACAAATTCAAGCTTTAGCTTCTGGACAAATGGATATTTTATACGCTCTTAGTTGTACATCTGCCCTTATTGGAGCTTCTAATGGAGTGGATTTAAAAATTACAGGAGTTTATACTAGAGCCCCAAAAGTATTTATGATATTAACTAAAGATAAAAATATAAATTCTCCAAAAGATTTTATTGGAAAAAAAGTGGCTGGTCCTAAGGGAACTATTTTACATCAACTTTTAGTAACTTACTTAAACACAGAAAATGTAAATGTTGATGATGTAGACTTTTTAAATATGGGACTACCTGGAGCAATGTCTGCTCTTTTAAATGGTAGTGTTGATATAGCCCTTTTAGCTGGTCCTGTAGCTCTTAACACTATAAAATCTGGAGCAAAAGTTATTACAACAGGAGAAGGTCTTGTACAAGGTTTAGTTGTTACTGCTGTAAGAGGAGATTTCTTAGAAAAATATCCTAAAGCTATGGAAAAATTTAATAAAACTAATGATGAAATTTTAAATATTATAAATAATAATTTTGAAGATATAGTTGATAAAGTAGCTAAAGAAGTTGAAAATACTCCTGAAGAAGTTAGAACTATGTTCCCTCTTTATGATTTTAATACTACAATTACAGAAGATGATATTAAAGATTTAAAAGCTACTCAAGATTTCTTAATTGCTAATGGTTTACAAGAAAAAGCAATAGACATAGAAAGCATAATTGTTAAATAAGTTTTTGGGAGAAATTTAACATAGATAGAAATTAGAGTTGTTACATTTATAATAAACATTTTGTAGCAACTCTGATTTTTTAAAAGATACATTGACAATTATCAATATGTATATTATAATTAATTTATAAAAGGAGGATAGTTATGGATAAATATGAAAAAAATGCTAGAATTTTTAAAGCCTTTTGTGACCCTAATAGACTTAAAATTATTCATCTTTTACAAACAGGTGAATTATGTGGTTGTAAATTATTAGAGCAATTAAACATTGGTCAACCAACTTTATCACATCATATGAAAATTTTAATAGATGCTGGAATTGTTAAAGGTTTTAAAGATGGAAAGTGGATGCACTATTCTCTTGATATAGAAGGTTTTAAAAATGTAAAAAATATTTTAGATGATATAATGAAAGATAGATAATAATTTATCTATTTTTTATCCATTAACATATCGATATATTTAAATATATAATATTATTTTAAGGAGGAAAAAATGGGATTATTTGACAAATTATTTAAAAAAGATTGTGGTTGTTCTTGTTCTGCTGAAAAAATAGAAGAAACTAAAAAGGAAAAAACTTCTTGTTCATGTGATTGTAACTGTGGTAGCTCTTCTGATAAAAAAGTTTTAGTTAAAATTTTAGGTTCTGGTTGTAAAAATTGTAATACTTTAGAGAAAAATACTTTGGAAGCTCTAAAAGAATTAGGATTTGGATTTCAATTAGAACATGTTAGAGATTTTTCTGAAATTGCTAAATATGGAATAATGTCTACTCCAGGTCTATGGATAGATGGAAAAATTGTTTCTTATGGAAAAGTTTTATCAAAAGAGCAAATAAAAGAATTATTAAAATAGATTAGAAAATATTGGGACTGTTGTATTTTTATAATAACTAATTTTCAACAGTCCTTTTATAAAAATAATAAATCGATATTTATCAATACAAGGAGAGTTTATGAATTTTTTAATTAACATTTGGACTTTTATACAAAATCAAATTTTAGGTATGAAATGGTTAAATAAGTTAGTAGGAAATATTTTAATAAAAATAGGTTTAGACAAAAATAGTCACTTATTTAGTGGAATACATTTTTTCTTTTATGATGTTATAAAAATAACTATTTTACTTTGTACTTTAATATTTTTTATAAGCTATATTCAAAGTTATTTTCCACCAGAAAAAAGTAAAAAGATATTAGGAAGATTTCATGGATTGACAGCTAATATTATTGGAGCTTTATTAGGAACTGTTACACCTTTTTGTAGCTGTTCATCTATTCCTTTGTTTATAGGTTTTACATCAGCAGGACTTCCAATAGGTGTTACATTTTCTTTCTTAATTTCTTCTCCAATGGTAGATTTAGGTTCTTTACTTTTATTAATGAGTATTTTTGGAAGTAAAATTGCCCTTTGGTATGTGATTTTAGGACTTGTAATAGCTGTAATTGGTGGAACTCTTATAGAGAAAATGAAACTTGAAAATGAAATAGAAGATTTTATCTGGGCAGCCTCAACAAACGGTAATATAGATATCGAAATTCCAGATTTAACTATACAAGAAAGATTGATATATGCTAAGGAACAAACAATGGAAACTTTTAAAAAAGTTTTTCCATATATTTTAATAGGAGTTGGAATTGGAGCTATAATTCATAATTGGATTCCTGAAAAATGGATAGTTAGTATTTTAGGAAGTAAAAATCCTTTTGGAGTTATATTAGCAACTTTAATAGGTGTTCCTATATATGCTGATATTTTTGGAACTATTCCTATTGCTGAAGCATTATTTTCTAAAGGAGCCAATTTAGGAAGTATTTTATCCTTTATGATGGCTGTAACTACTTTATCTCTACCATCTTTAATAATGTTAAGAAAAGCTATAAAACCAAAATTATTAAAAATATTTGTAGGAATTTGTACTATTGGAATTATAATAGTTGGATATTTCTTTAACTTACTTCAAAATTATATTATATAAAAGAAAAACTGTTGCAACTTTTAATTTTAAATTAAAAGATGTAACAGTTTTTATATTTTTACATATTATTATAACAAAAAGAAATTAATATAGGAACCAACGCAGAACAAATAATTCCATTAAATACAGATAACACAACAGTTTCTTCATTTGTATATTTTATCATCATTGGAAGAGTTGTATCTTCACTTGTAGCTCCTGCTGGGGCTATACAACTATAAAAATTTAGATATTTAGCTACAACTGGTATTAAAAAGAATGAAAATATCTCTCTCATAAGATTACTTAAAAAAGTAATACTTCCAAGTTCAGCTCCTGCTAATTTCCCAACTGTAACCCCTGATAAACTATACCATCCTAAGCCACTTACTACTGCCGTACTTTCCCCTAAAGTGAAACCTGTTATCCAACTACAAAAAATTCCACCTATTATAGACCCAACTACTATTCCAAACGGAATAATAAATACCTTTAAATGATATTTTTTTAAATCATTTAATATCCCCTTATGAAGTCCAATACTGATACCAACTAAAAACATTAAACAATATAAAATAAAATTTGACCTACTAGTTATGTAAGAAATAAAGTGAATATCAAATCCATAAACTCCATATATTACTCCAAAAAATAAAGCTATCATTGCACAATAAACCATTTATTTCCTCCTATTTCTTTTTTTCTATAAAATAATAAGTTAATAAAAAAACAACTACCAATGATAATAATAAAGGAAAAATACAAAATATAAAACTTTGCCATCCCAAAGTAGTTAATTCTTCTAAAAAATTATCTCGTTTTCCCAGTGTTACACCCATAGAAAAAATTAATAAAATAGTACAAATAAATTGTAATTTCTCATTAAAACTTTTATATTGACGTGGAAAAAGTTTATTTCCTACTAAAACTCCTATACACATAATTATTAAAATATCCATCTTCTTCACCTTTTTTTACTTTAACTGTGTTTTATTATATCATATATTTATATTTTTTCAATATTAAAAAAGTTTTTTTATAAAATAAAAAAGAAGTAATCTTCAAAATTGAAAATTGCTTCTTTTTTATGATAATTAATTTGGGAAAATATTATGATATATTAATTATAATTAGCAACAATGTCACAAATATGTCAGATAAAAAATTGTTTATAATTTTCTTAGGCATAAAAAAATCTTCTAGCTAACTAGAAGATTAATCTTTTAAGTGGTGCCTAGAGCCGGAATCGAACCGGCACGGTATCAAGATACCACAGGA from Fusobacterium perfoetens ATCC 29250 includes these protein-coding regions:
- a CDS encoding dicarboxylate/amino acid:cation symporter, with product MEKMKDSLIIKLIIGVIVGLVVGLYVGESAIGLINTVKFILGQIIFFTVPLIILGFIAPAITQMKSNASKMLATMLGLSYFSSVGAAVMSMIAGYALIPKLNIVNNAEGLKSIPELIFKVEIPPVMQVMTALVLAIILGLAVVWTGSKRTEELLLEFGNIMLAVVNRIVIPILPAFIACTFATLAYEGGITKQFPVFAKVIVIVLVGHYIWLAILYTIGGIVNKCNPMEVLKYYGPAYLTAVGTMSSAATLPVALSCAKKSKVLDEDIVNFGVPLGATTHLCGSVLTEVFFVMTVSKILYGSIPSFGTMLLFVVLLGVFAVGAPGVPGGTVMASIGIIISVLGFDDTGVALMLTVFALQDSFGTACNVTGDGALTMILNGLYGKKKA
- a CDS encoding ABC transporter permease, with amino-acid sequence MWNTFLVPTPWKVFNTFIIFIENGKLFHHLFTSFLRVFFGFIIAFSLGVPLAILFGTFPKVYIFFQGILEFFRNVPPLSLMPLIILWFGIGETSKIVIIVLASFFPIFLNTLKGIRSCDKKLIEVGQVFGLNKWEIFKKIIFPNSIPDILLGVKLSIGYSWRSIIGAEMIAASSGLGYLILDGQLLSRIDIVAIGIISIGIFGIITDKLLSKIIGSFLKKRGFIGYE
- a CDS encoding ABC transporter ATP-binding protein, which translates into the protein MNKFILKNLNKKFQDKEIFKNINLEINSDEITVILGKSGCGKTTLLRILGSLDKDFSGDITFLKNNIEVSNFKIGFVFQESRLMPWLTVEKNIKLHDKENKISTSDVDKFLSLVSLENCKNLFPNQLSGGMSNRVSIARALSYNPDILLMDEPFSALDYFTRKNLQKVIVEVFKNTNKGIIFVTHDIDEALAIANKILVINHKNFYEFSLGNNLDRDIDSIKFLDIKKEIKKLLE
- a CDS encoding NrtA/SsuA/CpmA family ABC transporter substrate-binding protein → MKKKLFAILLLVVFAFVSCGKERVEEYPKVLNMTYVKAPLNIPSILGRNDGLFQKAFDEVNTEVKFSELTTGPEQIQALASGQMDILYALSCTSALIGASNGVDLKITGVYTRAPKVFMILTKDKNINSPKDFIGKKVAGPKGTILHQLLVTYLNTENVNVDDVDFLNMGLPGAMSALLNGSVDIALLAGPVALNTIKSGAKVITTGEGLVQGLVVTAVRGDFLEKYPKAMEKFNKTNDEILNIINNNFEDIVDKVAKEVENTPEEVRTMFPLYDFNTTITEDDIKDLKATQDFLIANGLQEKAIDIESIIVK
- a CDS encoding ArsR/SmtB family transcription factor gives rise to the protein MDKYEKNARIFKAFCDPNRLKIIHLLQTGELCGCKLLEQLNIGQPTLSHHMKILIDAGIVKGFKDGKWMHYSLDIEGFKNVKNILDDIMKDR
- a CDS encoding thioredoxin family protein, yielding MGLFDKLFKKDCGCSCSAEKIEETKKEKTSCSCDCNCGSSSDKKVLVKILGSGCKNCNTLEKNTLEALKELGFGFQLEHVRDFSEIAKYGIMSTPGLWIDGKIVSYGKVLSKEQIKELLK
- a CDS encoding permease, which encodes MNFLINIWTFIQNQILGMKWLNKLVGNILIKIGLDKNSHLFSGIHFFFYDVIKITILLCTLIFFISYIQSYFPPEKSKKILGRFHGLTANIIGALLGTVTPFCSCSSIPLFIGFTSAGLPIGVTFSFLISSPMVDLGSLLLLMSIFGSKIALWYVILGLVIAVIGGTLIEKMKLENEIEDFIWAASTNGNIDIEIPDLTIQERLIYAKEQTMETFKKVFPYILIGVGIGAIIHNWIPEKWIVSILGSKNPFGVILATLIGVPIYADIFGTIPIAEALFSKGANLGSILSFMMAVTTLSLPSLIMLRKAIKPKLLKIFVGICTIGIIIVGYFFNLLQNYII
- a CDS encoding lysine exporter LysO family protein, translated to MVYCAMIALFFGVIYGVYGFDIHFISYITSRSNFILYCLMFLVGISIGLHKGILNDLKKYHLKVFIIPFGIVVGSIIGGIFCSWITGFTLGESTAVVSGLGWYSLSGVTVGKLAGAELGSITFLSNLMREIFSFFLIPVVAKYLNFYSCIAPAGATSEDTTLPMMIKYTNEETVVLSVFNGIICSALVPILISFCYNNM
- a CDS encoding LysO family transporter, with the protein product MDILIIMCIGVLVGNKLFPRQYKSFNEKLQFICTILLIFSMGVTLGKRDNFLEELTTLGWQSFIFCIFPLLLSLVVVFLLTYYFIEKKK